A region from the Benincasa hispida cultivar B227 chromosome 10, ASM972705v1, whole genome shotgun sequence genome encodes:
- the LOC120087775 gene encoding uncharacterized protein LOC120087775 isoform X2 — translation METDISLIEVAGEDDSLLQQIPEDDLLNLERNTEGITAGNSGFFLCSPLLTDRSNGTIAGSSTASSTDYTDKENINANNIEGPKLSIMPQQMKKKKKAGGYNLRKSLAWNKAFFTDEGVLDSVELSMITGSLSTSCGEALGAIDEEIEIPAVSSGGCYNDLSLKDKLFKDTSTSTPSGGRKNGRCLLPKRGSSTKDNVKLKELSAKDVNRSASKRGSCPRPVASSSVKRPTISTTTKTVNKEERISKIPVPKRDPAVLSRAPRNAATVRPNDAKSNQVAQRVNQVAQRAGNNPKMTTLKGSSVNAKRALNKDVNASKSLKAKTTIEQPRRKLANPVLKVDSSRSQHESTDSNEGLKAAKNSLISKPLPSNDDDAKKVSASITQNAPPDGRKILNQIQMPKPSGLRMPSPSMGFFGQKKFSSFQSVLPDTPELHDLSKSNIPNVRIAGPSNPICQLATLVPRNTLKANHGEAYGETNVVSCLSSGSSLEPFSHDRAKSALKVANIVGASTMNKVLSAHGLEKPDVRSLSNPVLEHLGDVARIQDEIHDQLEECQPHHVSFNNFGDPTKSHLDETIDLCSQGIRKALDNQLSGAQDCNEQSSEQVEFTNSSNCKNERISPDHDQLEECQPHHVSFNNFGDSTKSHLDETKDLCSQDIQKALNNQLSGAHDCNEQSSEQVELTNSSNCKNERTSPDHERLGIGTCNSLKRSRSSIEFDRGRFEDVSNNSNGQDSCSFDQDEALDPHKMRILRTRKAEASDIDQCISNECNNAMQATTADSMHVDDEKPTAPMLNSKPLQGCSLVSQNDSTSCENEGLTRESNEVLENKLYRENDCSSIPHSKADACVDSSPVDRNCNNHTDEMVDIGSDMHQNNTSSGKERNQNDQGSETLPISQDIRLSDTENQLYEEVHVHIGSEHVQTEDEQNSPVLVNGFNQLPGFSELQNCCINQGNCSIDDLLHRSNSEENNEEIIIDSSDVCPPECLSDCNPMASPKDNSSIHQICETRTDDNILMSLEIEASLRRSSCSTAKSSDFDKISGEVTFETMSREIMSDARTTCNDLSFCSPTKDLGLSIPNKLDNHKSLEMNGNTPSKNKSELNSEMDQLLDTKMCSTHNDNARSEARTTCNDSSFCSSTKDLGSSIPNDDMLSRENREQYMEAKELENQKMNGNTLFQNESELNSEMDHLLDIEMCSIYNDNAQSEARTTCNSSSFCSSTKDLGSSIPNVDILSRKNSEQYMEAKELENQEMNGNTLFQNESEFNSEMDHLLDIKMCSIYNNNARSEARTTCNDPSFCSPTKDLGSSISNDDILSRENSERHMEAKKLKNQEMNGNTLFQNESELNSKLDHLLDIEMCSIYNDNARSEAGTTCNDSSFCSPTKDLGSSIPNDDILSRENSERHMEAKELKNQEMNGNTLFQNESELNNELDHLLDIEMCNIYNDNARSEVGTTCNDSPFCSPTKDLGSSIPNDDILSRENIEQCMEAKELENHKSPEMNGNILFQNENELNGEMDRLLDTETCSAYDGNSLSLELKSEDVGKQNALGIITSTNAVPFSEEWLAALEAAGEEILTIKTGAVQNSPPDKSQPEPGPWSPVKRKNNQGIGPFDCTKCTKAGRTP, via the exons ATGGAAACCGATATTTCTCTCATTGAAGTCGCCGGAGAAGACGATTCTCTACTGCAACAGATTCCAGAAGATGATCTTCTAAACCTCGAACGGAACACAGAGGGGATTACAGCTGGAAACAGCGGCTTCTTCTTGTGTTCGCCTCTCTTAACTGACAGATCCAACGGCACCATTGCTGGTTCTTCTACTGCTTCTTCTACTG ATTATACcgataaagaaaatattaatgcAAACAATATAGAAGGTCCTAAGCTTAGTATTATGCCGCaacagatgaagaagaagaagaaagcagGAGGATATAATTTACGGAAAAGCTTAGCATGGAACAAAGCTTTCTTCACCGATGAAG GAGTCTTGGATTCCGTGGAGCTATCGATGATCACTGGTAGTCTTAGTACATCTTGTGGTGAAGCATTAGGAGCAATTGACGAAGAAATAGAAATACCAGCTGTGTCTAGTGGTGGCTGTTACAATGATTTGTCGTTGAAAGATAAATTATTCAAGGATACTTCAACTAGTACTCCTAGTGGTGGTAGAAAGAATGGCCGTTGCTTGTTGCCAAAGCGTGGTTCATCAACTAAAGATAAT GTCAAGTTGAAGGAGCTATCAGCCAAAGATGTCAATCGGAGTGCATCAAAACGTGGAAGCTGTCCGCGACCGGTGGCCTCGTCGTC TGTCAAAAGGCCTACAATCTCAACTACAACAAAAACTGTGAACAAAGAAGAGagaatttccaaaattccaGTTCCAAAACGGGATCCTGCTGTTCTCTCTAGGGCTCCAAGGAATGCTGCTACTGTACGTCCAAATGATGCAAAGAGTAATCAGGTTGCTCAAAGAGTTAATCAGGTTGCTCAAAGAG CTGGAAATAATCCAAAAATGACTACGTTAAAGGGTTCGTCGGTCAATGCAAAAAGGGCATTAAACAAGGATGTCAATGCAAGCAAATCTTTGAAGGCTAAAACCACAATTGAACAACCGAGAAGAAAATTG GCCAACCCAGTATTAAAAGTGGATTCCTCTCGTTCACAACACGAATCTACCGATTCAAATGAGGGGTTAAAGGCGGCcaaaaattcattaatttcaaaaccTCTTCCTTCAAATGATGACGACGCCAAGAAAGTTTCTGCTTCCATTACTCAAAACGCTCCCCCTGATGGTCGCAAAATCCTTAATCAAATCCAAATGCCAAAGCCATCTGGTTTGCGAATGCCATCACCGTCTATGGGATTTTTTGGTCAG AAAAAGTTTTCTTCTTTCCAAAGCGTGCTCCCAGATACTCCAGAATTGCACGATCTGTCTAAATCGAACATTCCCAATGTGCGAATAGCTGGTCCTTCGAATCCTATTTGTCAGTTGGCAACACTTGTACCTAGGAACACTTTGAAAGCAAACCATGGTGAGGCTTATGGAGAAACTAATGTAGTTTCATGCTTAAGTTCGGGTAGTTCACTAGAACCTTTTTCCCATGATAGAGCGAAGTCCGCCTTGAAAGTAGCTAACATTGTTGGCGCTTCAACAATGAACAAGGTTTTGAGCGCCCATGGACTGGAGAAGCCTGATGTTCGGTCCCTTTCTAATCCCGTGCTGGAACATCTTGGAGATGTTGCTAGAATACAAGATGAGATTCACGACCAATTAGAGGAGTGCCAACCCCATCATGTGTCATTTAACAACTTTGGTGACCCTACCAAATCACATCTTGATGAAACAATCGATTTGTGCTCACAAGGTATCCGAAAGGCTCTCGACAATCAGTTAAGTGGTGCACAAGATTGCAATGAACAATCTTCCGAGCAAGTTGAGTTTACAAACTCTTCCAATTGCAAGAATGAACGAATTTCTCCTGATCACGACCAATTAGAGGAGTGCCAACCCCATCATGTGTCATTTAACAACTTTGGTGATTCTACCAAATCACATCTTGATGAAACGAAAGATTTGTGCTCACAAGATATCCAAAAGGCTCTCAACAATCAGTTAAGTGGTGCACATGATTGCAATGAACAATCTTCCGAGCAAGTTGAGCTTACAAACTCTTCCAATTGCAAGAATGAACGAACTTCTCCTGATCACGAGAGGTTAGGAATTGGAACTTGTAATTCACTAAAGAGAAGTAGAAGTTCAATAGAATTTGATCGTGGTAGATTTGAAGATGTTAGTAACAATTCTAATGGTCAAGATAGCTGTTCATTTGATCAGGATGAAGCCTTAGATCCTCATAAAATGAGAATATTACGGACAAGGAAAGCAGAAGCATCTGACATAGATCAATGCATTTCAAATGAATGCAACAACGCTATGCAGGCCACTACTGCAGACTCAATGCATGTAGATGATGAAAAACCAACTGCTCCAATGTTGAATAGTAAACCATTGCAAGGATGTTCTCTAGTGTCTCAGAATGATTCTACTTCCTGTGAGAATGAGGGTTTGACAAGAGAAAGCAATGAAGTCCTTGAAAATAAATTGTACAGGGAGAATGATTGTTCTTCAATTCCACATTCAAAAGCAGATGCTTGTGTAGATAGCAGCCCAGTTGATAGGAATTGCAACAATCATACAGATGAGATGGTAGACATCGGATCTGATATGCATCAGAATAACACTTCCTCaggaaaagaaaggaatcaGAATGATCAAGGTTCTGAAACTCTACCAATAAGCCAAGACATACGTTTGAGTGATACAGAAAATCAGCTGTATGAAGAAGTCCATGTACACATTGGATCTGAGCATGTACAGACTGAAGACGAACAAAATTCTCCGGTTCTAGTTAATGGTTTTAATCAACTACCTggattttctgaacttcaaaaTTGTTGCATCAACCAAGGGAACTGCTCAATTGATGACTTGCTGCATAGAAGCAATTCTGAAGAGAACAACGAAGaaattatcattgatagttctgaTGTATGCCCGCCAGAATGTCTTAGTGATTGTAATCCGATGGCATCACCCAAGGATAATAGCAGTATACATCAGATATGTGAAACAAGGACAGATGACAACATTTTAATGTCCTTGGAGATTGAAGCATCATTAAGAAGGTCAAGTTGTTCAACTGCTAAATCATCCGACTTTGACAAAATAAGTGGTGAAGTTACATTTGAGACAATGAGTAGAGAAATTATGTCTGATGCAAGAACGACCTGCAATGATCTGTCATTTTGTTCTCCAACTAAAGATTTGGGTTTGTCAATACCCAATAAACTAGACAATCATAAGTCTCTAGAGATGAATGGAAACACACCCTCTAAAAACAAAAGTGAGCTCAATAGTGAAATGGATCAGTTACTTGACACTAAAATGTGCAGTACACACAATGATAATGCACGATCAGAAGCAAGAACAACTTGCAACgattcatcattttgttcatcgACTAAAGATTTGGGTTCATCAATACCCAATGATGACATGTTGTCAAGGGAAAATAGAGAACAGTATATGGAAGCTAAAGAACtagagaatcaaaagatgaatGGAAAcacactatttcaaaatgaaagTGAGCTCAACAGTGAAATGGATCACCTACTTGACATTGAAATGTGCAGTATATACAACGACAATGCACAATCAGAAGCAAGAACAACTTGCAACAgttcatcattttgttcatcgACTAAAGATTTGGGTTCATCAATACCCAATGTTGACATATTGTCAAGGAAAAATAGCGAACAATATATGGAAGCTAAAGAACTGGAGAATCAAGAGATGAATGGAAacacactatttcaaaacgaaaGTGAGTTCAACAGTGAAATGGATCACCTACTCGACATTAAAATGTGCAGTATATACAACAACAATGCACGATCAGAAGCAAGAACAACTTGCAACGATCCATCATTTTGTTCACCGACTAAAGATTTGGGTTCATCAATATCCAATGATGACATATTGTCAAGGGAAAATAGTGAACGACATATGGAAgctaaaaaattgaagaatcaaGAGATGAATGGAAacacactatttcaaaacgaaaGTGAGCTCAACAGTAAATTGGATCACCTACTTGACATTGAAATGTGCAGTATATACAATGACAATGCACGATCAGAAGCAGGAACAACTTGCAACgattcatcattttgttcaCCGACTAAAGATTTGGGTTCATCAATACCCAATGATGACATATTGTCAAGGGAAAATAGTGAACGACATATGGAAGCTAAAGAATTGAAGAATCAAGAGATGAATGGAAacacactatttcaaaacgaaaGTGAGCTCAACAATGAATTGGATCACCTACTTGACATTGAAATGTGCAATATATACAACGACAATGCACGATCAGAAGTAGGAACAACTTGCAACGATTCACCATTTTGTTCACCGACTAAAGATTTGGGTTCATCAATACCCAATGATGACATATTGTCAAGGGAAAATATTGAACAGTGTATGGAAGCTAAAGAACTGGAAAATCATAAGTCTCCAGAGATGAATGGAAACATACtgtttcaaaatgaaaatgagcTCAACGGTGAAATGGATCGACTTCTTGATACTGAAACGTGCAGTGCATACGACGGCAATTCACTATCACTGGAGCT GAAGTCTGAGGATGTCGGGAAGCAAAATGCTCTGGGAATTATAACTTCAACAAATGCCGTTCCGTTTTCTGAAGAATGGTTGGCTGCACTTGAAGCTGCAGGAGAG GAAATTCTGACCATAAAAACCGGAGCTGTACAAAATTCACCTCCCGACAAGTCTCAACCTGAACCAGGCCCATGGTCTCCG GTGAAACGGAAAAATAATCAAGGGATCGGACCGTTCGACTGTACAAAATGCACCAAAGCGGGCCGAACTCCATAA